One Eurosta solidaginis isolate ZX-2024a chromosome 5, ASM4086904v1, whole genome shotgun sequence DNA segment encodes these proteins:
- the Mocs1 gene encoding molybdenum cofactor biosynthesis protein 1 isoform X1, with product MNSTLRMSIFIKNIGSITASLSCGSNNCLNYATIATSVTESILEPANKPHALAIKQNKATPDVAALPTANLVQQYSKKLQVKPISLDPLTDSFGRHHTYLRISLTERCNLRCQYCMPEEGVQLQPKSNILTTDEILYLARIFVEQGIRKIRLTGGEPTVRRDIVDIIAKLKTIPKLENVGITTNALVLTRLLVPMQRAGLDAINISLDTLRPKRFEEITRRKGWERVIAGIHLAVQLGFKPKINCVLMRNFNEDEICDFVEFTRDRAVDVRFIEYMPFTGNKWQTELLVSYKETLEIIRKKWPDFQALPNGPNDTSKAYSVPGFKGQIGFITSMTEHFCGTCNRLRLTADGNIKVCLFGNKEFSLRDAIRANCSEDDLIALIGTAVSRKKRQHADYFIHNRNAVHKCIFPKQQQNCNLISSKAAITHISPLGNKLIFLNNPISAPSKAEFQKQKRRFVTTSNCQRPNTTNNDDASQLTHVDQAGKTQMVDVTEKLISERVAIAHATVVVGATVAAHIHKNNLVKGDVLSVAQLAGIMGAKRTSELIPLCHNITLSSVKVDVKLNLETNCVEIYGRVKCTGQTGVEMEALTAVSLAALTVYDMCKAISHDITITDIKLWAKKGGKRNFERIKNKDNKV from the exons ATGAATTCGACACTTAGGATgagcatttttataaaaaatatcggATCAATAACTGCCTCGTTGAGCTGTGGATCTAATAATTGCTTAAATTATGCGACGATAGCAACAAGTGTTACGGAGTCAATATTGGAACCGGCAAACAAACCACATGCCCtagcaataaaacaaaataaagcgaCGCCAGACGTAGCTGCTCTTCCCACAGCCAATTTAGTGCAGCAATATTCGAAAAAG TTACAAGTTAAGCCGATAAGCCTTGATCCATTAACAGACTCATTTGGACGCCATCACACGTATCTGCGGATTTCTTTAACGGAACGTTGTAACTTGCGAT GTCAGTACTGCATGCCAGAAGAGGGCGTACAATTACAACCAAAATCAAATATTCTAACAACTGATGAAATCCTCTACTTGGCACGAATTTTCGTTGAGCAAGGAATTCGTAAAATTCGTTTGACGGGCGGCGAACCAACGGTACGGCGAGATATAGTAGATATCATTG CAAAACTGAAAACAATACCAAAACTTGAAAATGTTGGCATCACAACGAATGCTCTCGTGCTAACTCGACTCTTAGTGCCAATGCAACGTGCTGGATTGGATGCAATTAATATCAGTTTAGATACATTGCGACCAAAACGTTTCGAAGAAATCACGCGACGAAAAGGTTGGGAACGTGTAATAGCCGGCATACACTTAGCCGTACAATTGGGCTTTAAACCAAAAATAAATTGTGTACTCATGCGTAACTTCAATGAGGATGAAATTTGTGATTTTGTCGAGTTTACCAGAGATCGCGCGGTGGATGTACGATTTATAGAGTATATGCCATTTACTGGCAATAAATGGCAAACCGAGCTATTGGTATCTTATAA GGAAACATTGGAGATTATAAGAAAAAAATGGCCTGACTTCCAAGCATTACCCAATGGCCCCAACGATACATCTAAAGCTTATAGTGTACCTGGTTTCAAAGGACAGATTGGTTTTATTACTTCCATGACAGAGCATTTCTGTGGCACATGCAATCGTCTAAGACTCACTGCCGATGGAAATATTAAAGTTTGTTTATTTGGAAATAAAGAGTTTTCGTTGCGCGATGCCATACGTGCCAATTGCTCTGAAGACGATTTGATTGCATTGATTGGAACAGCAGTTAGTCGCAAGAAAAGACAACATGCTG ATTATTTTATACATAACCGCAATGCGGTTCACAAATGTATTTTtccaaagcaacaacaaaactgcAACCTCATTTCGTCCAAAGCCGCCATAACACATATTTCACCATTgggaaataaattaatttttttaaataatccaATAAGCGCACCCTCAAAAGCcgaattccaaaaacaaaaacgtaGATTTGTTACAACCTCAAATTGCCAAAGGCCGAATACTACGAATAACGATGATGCTTCACAATTAACGCATGTGGACCAAGCGGGCAAAACTCAAATGGTTGATGTGACCGAAAAGTTAATAAGCGAACGCGTAGCCATTGCACATGCCACTGTAGTAGTGGGTGCGACTGTTGCTGCACACATACACAAAAATAATTTGGTGAAAGGCGATGTACTTAGTGTAGCTCAATTGGCAGGTATAATGGGTGCAAAACGTACATCGGAACTAATACCGCTTTGTCATAATATCACTTTAAGTTCAGTCAAAGTGGATGTCAAGTTAAATTTGGAAACGAATTGCGTGGAAATATATGGCCGGGTGAAGTGTACTGGACAAACGGGTGTTGAAATGGAGGCGCTTACGGCTGTCAGTTTGGCGGCATTAACGGTCTATGATATGTGCAAGGCCATTTCGCATGATATTACAATAACCGACATAAAACTTTGGGCTAAAAAAGGTGGTAAAAGGAATTTTGAACGCATTAAAAATAAGGATAACAAGGTTTAG
- the Mocs1 gene encoding molybdenum cofactor biosynthesis protein 1 isoform X2 produces MNSTLRMSIFIKNIGSITASLSCGSNNCLNYATIATSVTESILEPANKPHALAIKQNKATPDVAALPTANLVQQYSKKLQVKPISLDPLTDSFGRHHTYLRISLTERCNLRSKLKTIPKLENVGITTNALVLTRLLVPMQRAGLDAINISLDTLRPKRFEEITRRKGWERVIAGIHLAVQLGFKPKINCVLMRNFNEDEICDFVEFTRDRAVDVRFIEYMPFTGNKWQTELLVSYKETLEIIRKKWPDFQALPNGPNDTSKAYSVPGFKGQIGFITSMTEHFCGTCNRLRLTADGNIKVCLFGNKEFSLRDAIRANCSEDDLIALIGTAVSRKKRQHADYFIHNRNAVHKCIFPKQQQNCNLISSKAAITHISPLGNKLIFLNNPISAPSKAEFQKQKRRFVTTSNCQRPNTTNNDDASQLTHVDQAGKTQMVDVTEKLISERVAIAHATVVVGATVAAHIHKNNLVKGDVLSVAQLAGIMGAKRTSELIPLCHNITLSSVKVDVKLNLETNCVEIYGRVKCTGQTGVEMEALTAVSLAALTVYDMCKAISHDITITDIKLWAKKGGKRNFERIKNKDNKV; encoded by the exons ATGAATTCGACACTTAGGATgagcatttttataaaaaatatcggATCAATAACTGCCTCGTTGAGCTGTGGATCTAATAATTGCTTAAATTATGCGACGATAGCAACAAGTGTTACGGAGTCAATATTGGAACCGGCAAACAAACCACATGCCCtagcaataaaacaaaataaagcgaCGCCAGACGTAGCTGCTCTTCCCACAGCCAATTTAGTGCAGCAATATTCGAAAAAG TTACAAGTTAAGCCGATAAGCCTTGATCCATTAACAGACTCATTTGGACGCCATCACACGTATCTGCGGATTTCTTTAACGGAACGTTGTAACTTGCGAT CAAAACTGAAAACAATACCAAAACTTGAAAATGTTGGCATCACAACGAATGCTCTCGTGCTAACTCGACTCTTAGTGCCAATGCAACGTGCTGGATTGGATGCAATTAATATCAGTTTAGATACATTGCGACCAAAACGTTTCGAAGAAATCACGCGACGAAAAGGTTGGGAACGTGTAATAGCCGGCATACACTTAGCCGTACAATTGGGCTTTAAACCAAAAATAAATTGTGTACTCATGCGTAACTTCAATGAGGATGAAATTTGTGATTTTGTCGAGTTTACCAGAGATCGCGCGGTGGATGTACGATTTATAGAGTATATGCCATTTACTGGCAATAAATGGCAAACCGAGCTATTGGTATCTTATAA GGAAACATTGGAGATTATAAGAAAAAAATGGCCTGACTTCCAAGCATTACCCAATGGCCCCAACGATACATCTAAAGCTTATAGTGTACCTGGTTTCAAAGGACAGATTGGTTTTATTACTTCCATGACAGAGCATTTCTGTGGCACATGCAATCGTCTAAGACTCACTGCCGATGGAAATATTAAAGTTTGTTTATTTGGAAATAAAGAGTTTTCGTTGCGCGATGCCATACGTGCCAATTGCTCTGAAGACGATTTGATTGCATTGATTGGAACAGCAGTTAGTCGCAAGAAAAGACAACATGCTG ATTATTTTATACATAACCGCAATGCGGTTCACAAATGTATTTTtccaaagcaacaacaaaactgcAACCTCATTTCGTCCAAAGCCGCCATAACACATATTTCACCATTgggaaataaattaatttttttaaataatccaATAAGCGCACCCTCAAAAGCcgaattccaaaaacaaaaacgtaGATTTGTTACAACCTCAAATTGCCAAAGGCCGAATACTACGAATAACGATGATGCTTCACAATTAACGCATGTGGACCAAGCGGGCAAAACTCAAATGGTTGATGTGACCGAAAAGTTAATAAGCGAACGCGTAGCCATTGCACATGCCACTGTAGTAGTGGGTGCGACTGTTGCTGCACACATACACAAAAATAATTTGGTGAAAGGCGATGTACTTAGTGTAGCTCAATTGGCAGGTATAATGGGTGCAAAACGTACATCGGAACTAATACCGCTTTGTCATAATATCACTTTAAGTTCAGTCAAAGTGGATGTCAAGTTAAATTTGGAAACGAATTGCGTGGAAATATATGGCCGGGTGAAGTGTACTGGACAAACGGGTGTTGAAATGGAGGCGCTTACGGCTGTCAGTTTGGCGGCATTAACGGTCTATGATATGTGCAAGGCCATTTCGCATGATATTACAATAACCGACATAAAACTTTGGGCTAAAAAAGGTGGTAAAAGGAATTTTGAACGCATTAAAAATAAGGATAACAAGGTTTAG